In the genome of Kitasatospora cineracea, one region contains:
- a CDS encoding M50 family metallopeptidase codes for MDKLMWVLGVLIFVVGLLFSIAWHELGHLSTAKLFGIRVPQYMVGFGRTIWSVKRGETEYGLKAIPFGGYIRMIGMFPPGADGRITKRSSSPWRSMIEDARAASYEELQPGDETRLFYTRKPWKRVIVMFAGPGMNLVLSLGLFLALFMGIGVQQAVPTVQEVSECVVPVSAKTDDCTQDAEKSPANLAGLRAGDTVLSFGGVQIHDYPQLQNLIRDSAGRQVDILVRHRGGEQQTLRADIKTNTLQAYDKDNNPIKGQTVTAGFLGITPATGVHHMTLVESADQMGSMARHSVESLTQLPGKIPGLWHAVVDGTPRDADSPIGMVGAARLGGDVFSMDLPATQRLAFSVQLLAGINLMLFLFNMLPLLPLDGGHIAGALWESLRRGFARLLRRPDPGPFDVARLMPLAYVVAGVFICFTGLVMAADIVNPVRIN; via the coding sequence GTGGACAAGCTGATGTGGGTGCTGGGCGTCCTGATCTTCGTGGTCGGGCTGCTGTTCTCGATCGCCTGGCACGAGCTCGGCCACCTGTCCACCGCGAAGCTGTTCGGCATCCGGGTGCCGCAGTACATGGTCGGCTTCGGCCGGACCATCTGGTCGGTCAAGCGCGGCGAGACGGAGTACGGCCTCAAGGCGATCCCGTTCGGCGGCTACATCCGGATGATCGGGATGTTCCCGCCCGGCGCGGACGGCCGGATAACGAAACGCTCCTCCTCGCCCTGGCGGAGCATGATCGAGGACGCCCGGGCCGCCTCCTACGAGGAGCTGCAGCCCGGCGACGAGACCCGGCTGTTCTACACCCGCAAGCCGTGGAAGCGCGTCATCGTGATGTTCGCCGGCCCGGGCATGAACCTGGTCCTGTCGCTCGGCCTGTTCCTCGCCCTGTTCATGGGCATCGGCGTGCAGCAGGCCGTGCCGACCGTGCAGGAGGTCAGCGAGTGCGTCGTCCCGGTCAGCGCCAAGACCGACGACTGCACGCAGGACGCCGAGAAGTCCCCGGCCAACCTGGCGGGCCTGCGCGCCGGTGACACCGTGCTCAGCTTCGGCGGCGTGCAGATCCACGACTACCCGCAGCTGCAGAACCTGATCCGGGACTCCGCCGGCCGGCAGGTCGACATCCTGGTCCGGCACCGGGGCGGCGAGCAGCAGACGCTGCGCGCCGACATCAAGACCAACACGCTGCAGGCGTACGACAAGGACAACAACCCGATCAAGGGGCAGACCGTCACCGCGGGCTTCCTCGGCATCACCCCCGCCACCGGCGTGCACCACATGACGCTCGTCGAGAGCGCCGACCAGATGGGGTCGATGGCCCGGCACAGCGTCGAGTCGCTCACCCAGCTGCCCGGCAAGATCCCCGGCCTGTGGCACGCCGTGGTCGACGGCACCCCGCGCGACGCCGACTCCCCGATCGGCATGGTCGGCGCCGCCCGGCTCGGCGGCGACGTGTTCTCGATGGACCTGCCCGCCACCCAGCGGCTCGCCTTCTCGGTGCAGCTGCTGGCCGGCATCAACCTGATGCTCTTCCTGTTCAACATGCTCCCGCTGCTGCCGCTGGACGGCGGCCACATCGCCGGCGCGCTGTGGGAGTCGCTGCGCCGCGGCTTCGCCAGGCTGCTGCGCCGCCCCGACCCCGGCCCGTTCGACGTGGCCCGGCTGATGCCGCTGGCCTACGTGGTGGCCGGCGTCTTCATCTGCTTCACCGGCCTCGTGATGGCCGCCGACATCGTCAACCCGGTGCGCATCAACTAG
- the dxr gene encoding 1-deoxy-D-xylulose-5-phosphate reductoisomerase encodes MNSLAHPQSRFTPAVQDPDGPRELVILGSTGSIGTQAIDVVLRNPDRFEVVALSAAGGRVELLAEQALALGVRTVAVADPAAEAPLRAALAARAGGAALPEVLAGPDAATELAATECHSVLNGITGSIGLAPTLAALRAGRVLVLANKESLIVGGPLVKAVARPGQIVPVDSEHAALFQALAGGTRAEVRKLVVTASGGPFRNRTREQLAGVTPSEALAHPTWAMGPVVTINSATLVNKGLEVIEAHLLYDVPFDRIEVVVHPQSVVHSMVEFTDGSTLAQASPPDMRMPIALGLGWPDRVPDAAPGCDWTKAATWEFFPLDDAAFPAVELAREVGTLGGTAPAVFNAANEECVDAFLNGALPFTGIVDTVAKVVAEHGTPAAGTSLTVEDVLQAEHWARTRARELAAG; translated from the coding sequence ATGAACTCGCTCGCCCATCCGCAGTCGCGCTTCACTCCGGCCGTGCAGGACCCGGACGGCCCCCGGGAGTTGGTCATCCTCGGCTCGACCGGGTCGATCGGCACCCAGGCCATCGACGTGGTGCTCCGCAACCCCGACCGGTTCGAGGTGGTGGCGCTGTCCGCGGCCGGCGGCCGGGTCGAGCTGCTCGCCGAGCAGGCGCTCGCGCTGGGCGTGCGCACCGTGGCGGTGGCCGACCCGGCCGCCGAGGCGCCGCTGCGCGCCGCGCTGGCGGCGCGGGCGGGCGGCGCGGCGCTGCCCGAGGTGCTGGCGGGCCCGGACGCGGCGACCGAACTGGCCGCGACGGAGTGCCACTCGGTGCTGAACGGCATCACCGGCTCGATCGGCCTGGCGCCGACGCTGGCCGCGCTGCGGGCCGGCCGGGTGCTGGTGCTGGCCAACAAGGAGTCGCTGATCGTCGGCGGCCCGCTGGTGAAGGCCGTCGCGCGGCCGGGCCAGATCGTGCCGGTGGACTCCGAGCACGCCGCGCTGTTCCAGGCGCTGGCCGGCGGCACCCGGGCCGAGGTCCGCAAGCTGGTGGTGACGGCCAGCGGCGGCCCGTTCCGCAACCGCACCCGCGAGCAGCTGGCGGGCGTGACCCCCTCCGAGGCGCTGGCCCACCCGACCTGGGCGATGGGGCCGGTGGTGACGATCAACTCGGCGACCCTGGTGAACAAGGGCCTGGAGGTGATCGAGGCGCACCTGCTGTACGACGTGCCCTTCGACCGGATCGAGGTGGTGGTCCATCCGCAGTCGGTCGTTCATTCGATGGTGGAGTTCACGGACGGCTCCACGCTGGCCCAGGCCAGCCCGCCGGACATGCGGATGCCGATCGCGCTGGGCCTCGGCTGGCCGGACCGGGTGCCCGACGCCGCGCCCGGCTGCGACTGGACCAAGGCCGCGACCTGGGAGTTCTTCCCGCTGGACGACGCGGCCTTCCCGGCGGTCGAGCTGGCCCGCGAGGTGGGTACGCTCGGCGGGACGGCCCCCGCGGTCTTCAACGCCGCCAACGAGGAATGTGTGGACGCTTTCCTGAACGGCGCACTGCCCTTCACCGGAATCGTGGACACTGTGGCGAAGGTGGTCGCCGAACACGGCACCCCGGCGGCGGGAACTTCGCTCACGGTGGAGGACGTACTCCAGGCTGAGCACTGGGCCCGCACCCGGGCCCGGGAACTGGCGGCAGGTTAG